The sequence below is a genomic window from Desulfobacterales bacterium.
GTATCGGACCTGCTTGCCGGCCGCCCCTGCAAAGAACGCCAGCGTAACCGCCGCCGTCAGCGCAAGACCCATCGTTTTATATCGCCACCGCGCCACTGCTCCCGCAACACCCCAGGCCATCATCATATACAACCCGATCAGCGGCACATACGTGTACCGGTCCGCCATGGCATGAGGCCCGATTACAATAAGTCCGCTCACCGGAAAAAGAGTCCCCAGATACCACAGCCAGCCGACAGCTAAATAGAGGCGCTCCTTTGCAAACCTGAATGCCGCATACGTGATTGCCCCCAGAATCAATAAGGCCCCGGACCATTGCCACGCCGGCAATGCCCCGGGATGAGGATATAAAAATGACAACCGTGCCGGCCAGAACATCTTGCCGATATAACTCACGTACGCAACCAGCACGTTCGTGATTCTGACTTCCAGCGGAATTGCTGCCAGAGACTTTACCGCCCCGGCCTCCTGCTGCGTCAGAAAAGTCGCCACCCCGGCAATAGCGATGATTATAAAAAACGGCCCCTTTTCCCAAATTAGTTTTAGAACCGTCGCCGGTCGCGCTAAATTCGCTAAAACACCACCCGACCCCAACCGGCCCAGCGGCCAGTAATCCAACAGCAGCAACACAAACGGCAGCGTTACCAGCATCGGCTTGGACATCATCCCCAGAATAAATAATAAAAGCGCCAGCAGATACCGCCCGGCCCCGGGCCGCCCAACATACCCGCCGTAACTGAGCAGGGTCAGCAGCCAGAAAAAGGTGCTCAGCACATCTTTACGCTCCGTCACCCAGGCTACCGATTCTACATGCAGCGGATGCAGCGCAAACAGCGCCGCTACAAAGGCGCTCTGCCATAAAGCGCCGGTGAGTCGCCGGAAAACAATAAACACCAGCAGCGTGTTGAGAACATGAAAAAACACATTGGTCAGATGGTACCCGCCGGCATTCATCCCGTACAGTTCATAGTCCAGTAAAATCGACAGCCAGGTCAGCGGAACCCAATAATTGGTCTTGCGCGTGGCATCCGTAAAAGACCACCTAACGGTCTCTAAAGTAAGCCCTTTCTGGACATAACGGTTTTCGGCAACATACAGCGGGTCATCATAGTTGACAAACTCAAAGTCCTTTACCGGCCAATAGACAGATAGCGTCGCAACCACCAGCAACAGGCAGATCAAATAGTGCAACCGCGTAATGCCGCCGCGCTTTGGAATAAGTTTCATATCGAGTTATTCTGCAGAATAAAAAAAGGAGAAAGGACATTACATCCTTTCTCCGTTTTTTTTTACCACTAAACATTATAAATATCAACAAATTATGGGGTTATTCCTCCGGTAGCAGATACCGTATATAATTTGTCGCCGCTTGAGTGC
It includes:
- a CDS encoding tetratricopeptide repeat protein, which gives rise to MKLIPKRGGITRLHYLICLLLVVATLSVYWPVKDFEFVNYDDPLYVAENRYVQKGLTLETVRWSFTDATRKTNYWVPLTWLSILLDYELYGMNAGGYHLTNVFFHVLNTLLVFIVFRRLTGALWQSAFVAALFALHPLHVESVAWVTERKDVLSTFFWLLTLLSYGGYVGRPGAGRYLLALLLFILGMMSKPMLVTLPFVLLLLDYWPLGRLGSGGVLANLARPATVLKLIWEKGPFFIIIAIAGVATFLTQQEAGAVKSLAAIPLEVRITNVLVAYVSYIGKMFWPARLSFLYPHPGALPAWQWSGALLILGAITYAAFRFAKERLYLAVGWLWYLGTLFPVSGLIVIGPHAMADRYTYVPLIGLYMMMAWGVAGAVARWRYKTMGLALTAAVTLAFFAGAAGKQVRYWQNSMTLMEHALHVNADSLIAHNLLGNALEAQERIDEAAGHYFEALRINPENAETHNNIGYVFYRQDRMVEAVNHFIEALRIDSNLKEAHYNLGSVLSDIGRFDDAINHFLEALRIDPTYPQAHNNLGIALVKSGQADRAMVHLQKAIQITPDYAAAHYNLGMLLVRRGMIEGGIHHLRETLRIKPDHADAGNNLNWLLNVQRKMDNAVAKMDAAFLIHPASPDFKENITRLYNSKKELDTVINQFQKGLISLPGFTPNELNMENYPNVSGANRKYERVWPLAEKLDELGADSIKSYYYIACLYALQNKIEESVSWLEKAVKGGFRDWNLLRTDSNLERLRATAYYQELMRNH